One genomic segment of Kiritimatiella glycovorans includes these proteins:
- a CDS encoding sulfatase, translating into MKRRSFLARGTALSALTAAGGRAASAKPGQQLNVLFIAVDDLRPELDCYGNDEVHSPHIDALAERGMRFSRAYCQFSHCAPSRQSLMSGIRPGHPNRRPHLSEWFKTNGYYAAGMGKIYHPCFAEAGPGQDMNPDTSWSEPHYYPGPRYYYTPEGIEAAEKDFAPQAKKLGVPVSEWTNHFVTALSTEAPDVDDETLYDGKIAARAIAKLRELRNRPFFLAAGFIKPHLPFVAPKRYWDLYDREAIELPDNQFYPIDAPPYAIYPRFELGQYTDTGNLDIAMQKKLIHGYRACVSFVDAQIGKLLRELDRLGLRENTVVVLWGDHGWKLGEHDAWSKLSNCELDTRTAMIVSPPGRSLGESDALVELVDLYPTLCDLCGLDKPEHLHGTSMAPLLDDPDRAWKPAAFSVMGRRNEGVAGYAMRTDRYRLVLWIEAPPRNPGPLPKSRDEITIDSVELYDHAIDPQENRNRAADPAYADVVETLIDRLLEGWDAVRAAIPAEGDAGQVKKNRNLYCPAPG; encoded by the coding sequence ATGAAACGACGTTCTTTTCTGGCGAGGGGCACGGCCCTCTCGGCTCTGACAGCGGCAGGCGGCCGGGCGGCGAGTGCGAAGCCCGGCCAACAGCTCAATGTCCTCTTCATCGCGGTCGACGACTTGCGGCCGGAGCTGGACTGTTACGGAAACGATGAAGTCCACAGTCCGCACATCGACGCGCTGGCGGAACGCGGGATGCGCTTCTCACGGGCCTACTGCCAGTTCTCACACTGCGCACCCTCGCGTCAGAGCCTGATGAGCGGCATCCGGCCCGGCCACCCGAATCGCCGCCCCCACCTGTCGGAATGGTTCAAAACCAACGGCTATTACGCGGCGGGGATGGGTAAAATCTACCACCCCTGTTTCGCAGAAGCCGGCCCGGGACAGGACATGAACCCGGACACGAGCTGGTCGGAACCGCACTACTATCCCGGCCCGCGGTACTATTACACGCCGGAGGGGATCGAGGCGGCCGAGAAGGATTTCGCGCCGCAGGCGAAGAAACTGGGCGTGCCCGTGTCCGAATGGACGAACCATTTTGTGACGGCGCTCTCCACCGAGGCGCCGGACGTGGATGACGAAACGCTCTACGACGGAAAGATCGCGGCGCGCGCCATCGCTAAACTGCGCGAATTGCGCAACCGCCCCTTCTTCCTCGCCGCCGGATTCATTAAACCGCACCTCCCCTTTGTCGCGCCGAAGAGGTACTGGGATCTTTATGACCGCGAGGCGATCGAGCTGCCGGACAATCAGTTCTATCCGATCGACGCCCCGCCCTATGCGATCTACCCCCGATTTGAGCTCGGGCAGTACACCGACACGGGGAATCTCGATATCGCCATGCAGAAAAAACTGATCCACGGCTACCGCGCCTGCGTAAGTTTCGTCGACGCCCAGATTGGCAAACTCCTGCGGGAACTCGACCGCCTGGGGCTGCGGGAAAACACCGTGGTGGTGCTCTGGGGCGATCACGGCTGGAAGCTCGGCGAACACGACGCGTGGAGCAAGCTCTCCAACTGCGAACTCGATACGCGCACGGCGATGATCGTCTCACCGCCCGGCCGTTCGCTCGGCGAGAGCGACGCGCTCGTCGAACTGGTCGACCTCTACCCCACCCTGTGCGATCTGTGCGGGCTGGATAAGCCGGAGCACCTGCACGGCACCAGCATGGCTCCGCTGCTCGATGATCCCGATCGCGCCTGGAAGCCCGCGGCCTTCAGCGTGATGGGGCGCCGTAACGAAGGAGTCGCCGGCTACGCCATGCGCACCGACCGGTACCGGCTGGTCCTGTGGATCGAAGCGCCCCCGCGCAATCCCGGACCGCTGCCGAAATCGCGCGACGAGATCACCATTGATTCCGTCGAACTCTACGACCACGCGATCGACCCGCAGGAAAACCGCAACCGCGCCGCAGACCCGGCGTATGCCGATGTGGTCGAGACGCTGATCGACCGATTGCTTGAGGGATGGGACGCCGTGCGCGCGGCGATCCCCGCCGAGGGCGACGCCGGGCAGGTTAAGAAAAACAGGAACCTCTACTGCCCGGCTCCCGGGTAA
- a CDS encoding family 78 glycoside hydrolase catalytic domain has protein sequence MKIVQITVRSGLCLLLGAGLASAALEPVNLRCEYRDRPLGTDATHPRLSWTLRAEEPPVRGAHQTAYRVLVASTPDLLERDRGDLWDSGRVASGETLEITYAGRPLSSKQRVYWKVRAWDERGKAGPWSVPSRWSMGLLEAEDWKAQWIGVPEAAWTESDLFRPWTRTIPWDHWAAPSHVPASDAIDRWIEATRIHVRYFIPKEIDGWAWGEERLQELQPAPMFRRTFRVTAPVHRATLYVSGLGCQTIRINGQDLDARELDPAQTDYDRRAYYVTYDVSDFVRPGENAIGIRLGDGFYRQTVAFARPGEPAGHGRHGLIAQLELEGDDGTLRRVVSDGNWTCTMDGPLLKNNTFAGNVYDARREMTGWTRHGFDDTGWHEAEMIDPPVPALKAQTVPPLRVVETADPVALTNPKPGVWVFDMGVQLFGYARLNIDAPAGTTLTLRYVESLGRDGLRHEIGRMAANQVGVYVCKGGGETWTPSYTRHAFRYVQVEGLPEAPDLDMLKGLSIANDLEPTFHFTCSNDLLNRIHEALARTALQAAQHKFQSDSGRERSCWQCITTMMAWAYNFDAWPLYEKNTTDVERRRLTFNVGGEIVRPGCHR, from the coding sequence ATGAAAATCGTACAGATCACCGTACGAAGTGGCCTGTGCCTTCTTCTCGGGGCGGGCCTCGCATCGGCGGCACTGGAGCCGGTGAACCTGCGCTGTGAATATCGCGACCGGCCGCTTGGAACCGATGCGACGCACCCCCGGCTGAGTTGGACGCTGCGCGCGGAAGAGCCGCCCGTGCGCGGGGCGCATCAGACGGCGTATCGCGTACTGGTCGCCTCGACGCCCGATCTTCTGGAACGGGACCGGGGCGACCTCTGGGACAGCGGCCGCGTGGCCTCGGGGGAAACGCTCGAAATCACTTACGCGGGCCGTCCCCTCTCGAGCAAACAGAGGGTCTACTGGAAAGTCCGCGCCTGGGACGAACGCGGAAAGGCGGGCCCCTGGAGCGTACCTTCCAGGTGGAGCATGGGTCTGCTCGAGGCAGAGGATTGGAAGGCGCAATGGATCGGGGTCCCGGAAGCGGCGTGGACCGAAAGCGACCTCTTTCGTCCCTGGACGCGGACGATCCCGTGGGACCACTGGGCCGCCCCCTCGCATGTCCCGGCCTCGGACGCCATCGACCGCTGGATCGAAGCGACGCGTATCCACGTGCGGTATTTCATTCCGAAAGAGATCGACGGCTGGGCGTGGGGAGAGGAGCGGCTTCAGGAGCTTCAGCCCGCGCCGATGTTCCGGCGTACCTTCCGGGTGACCGCACCCGTCCACCGCGCCACCCTCTACGTCAGCGGCCTCGGATGCCAGACCATCCGGATCAACGGCCAGGACTTGGATGCGCGCGAACTCGATCCGGCTCAGACCGATTATGATCGGCGCGCGTACTATGTGACGTACGATGTCAGCGACTTCGTTCGCCCGGGCGAGAACGCGATCGGCATCCGGCTCGGCGACGGCTTCTACCGCCAGACCGTCGCCTTCGCCCGGCCGGGCGAACCGGCGGGCCACGGCCGCCACGGGCTGATCGCGCAGCTCGAACTCGAGGGCGATGACGGCACCCTCCGCCGGGTCGTCAGCGACGGGAACTGGACCTGCACGATGGACGGACCGCTGCTGAAAAATAACACCTTCGCCGGCAACGTCTATGACGCGCGGCGCGAGATGACCGGGTGGACGCGGCACGGATTCGATGATACCGGCTGGCACGAAGCGGAAATGATCGATCCGCCCGTTCCCGCGCTCAAGGCCCAGACCGTACCGCCGCTTCGCGTCGTGGAGACCGCCGATCCGGTTGCGCTCACGAATCCGAAGCCCGGCGTATGGGTCTTCGATATGGGCGTCCAGCTCTTCGGATACGCACGGTTAAACATCGACGCCCCCGCCGGGACAACCCTTACCCTGCGTTACGTCGAATCGCTCGGCCGGGACGGACTTCGTCACGAAATCGGCCGCATGGCCGCGAACCAGGTCGGCGTCTACGTCTGCAAGGGCGGAGGCGAGACGTGGACCCCGTCGTACACGCGCCACGCCTTTCGTTACGTGCAGGTCGAAGGCCTCCCCGAAGCCCCCGATCTCGACATGCTCAAGGGCCTCTCAATCGCGAACGACCTCGAACCGACGTTTCACTTCACATGCTCCAACGACCTGCTCAACCGGATCCACGAGGCCCTGGCGCGCACGGCGCTGCAGGCCGCCCAGCACAAGTTTCAGTCGGACTCCGGCCGCGAACGGAGTTGCTGGCAGTGCATCACGACGATGATGGCCTGGGCGTACAACTTCGACGCCTGGCCACTCTACGAGAAGAATACCACGGACGTGGAGAGACGGCGTCTCACGTTCAACGTGGGCGGCGAGATCGTCCGTCCGGGATGCCATCGGTAA
- a CDS encoding PHP domain-containing protein, giving the protein MRYHCDLHIHTCLSPCGSLDQSPAAVVRAAKDAGLDAIAIADHNSALNAAVTARLARDAGLACLCGLEVTTIEEAHVLCLFDAPGPAEELGEIIYRQFPERARVDGLAEEQLVVDEEERVLGSVDRFLVAASAFSVAELEPEVLGRGGLFIPSHLDRELFSLESQLGFLPEGRYDAVELTRPPENQRTYLGYPVIATSDAHAPGQIGRRHTRIEAETFSVAAIREALAAGRATPVWHPVY; this is encoded by the coding sequence ATGCGCTATCATTGCGACCTGCATATTCACACCTGCCTCTCGCCCTGCGGCTCGCTCGACCAGTCGCCCGCGGCGGTCGTGCGGGCGGCGAAGGACGCGGGGCTCGATGCGATCGCGATCGCCGACCACAACAGCGCGTTGAACGCGGCGGTCACGGCGCGTCTGGCCCGGGATGCCGGACTCGCCTGCCTGTGCGGCCTGGAGGTCACGACGATTGAGGAAGCCCACGTGCTCTGTCTTTTCGACGCACCGGGTCCGGCGGAGGAGCTGGGTGAAATCATATACCGCCAGTTTCCGGAGCGGGCGCGCGTGGACGGGCTGGCGGAAGAACAGCTCGTTGTGGACGAAGAGGAGCGCGTCCTCGGTTCGGTCGACCGCTTTCTCGTCGCCGCCTCCGCGTTCAGCGTGGCCGAACTGGAGCCCGAGGTGCTGGGGCGCGGCGGTCTCTTCATCCCGTCCCACCTCGACCGCGAATTGTTCAGTCTGGAAAGTCAGCTCGGGTTCCTGCCCGAGGGACGTTACGACGCCGTCGAGCTGACCCGTCCGCCGGAGAACCAGCGCACCTATCTCGGTTATCCGGTCATCGCCACCTCGGACGCCCATGCTCCCGGCCAGATCGGCCGTCGCCATACCCGCATCGAAGCCGAGACCTTCTCGGTCGCCGCGATCCGGGAGGCGCTTGCCGCCGGTCGCGCCACGCCCGTGTGGCACCCCGTATATTAA
- a CDS encoding choice-of-anchor Q domain-containing protein — translation MMHRPTRLYTRAFCGVLILSAMFSAAARTLYVDIDSPTPTPPYETWDTAAHEIQQAIDEADDHNTIRVAAGTYDAGSRAAGDGEMTRVLLDHPVVVRSEEGPANTFIAGAGSVRCADICSNAVLQGFTLTDGMASGAEGGGVRGDSAAEVIDCIVEDCHAFIGGGLFGVTATECEIRRCSSAHGGGADECRLISCVVTSNTAFYHGGGVGRSYATNTILAHNDQTQYGFDYGGGGAWGGTNIQCTFTANDAEYAGGGARESMLQDCSVNGNTASRGGGAANCMIYGGTITENYGWGKGGGAYQCEIHETVIGANEVGDNPSTGVYNGLGGGVSQCTVFDSIIQTNMAWYRGGGSYDSTLSNCTLRANYATNAAEHTRGGGALSSDLYDCLVVGNRAHWGGGCSGGDLAGCTIIQNVAGTGYRADRDYYGRGGGAYQSRLVQCDVASNTAATAGNGGGLYEGTAERCRIHDNMAERGYGTTLVSGLGGGAYGTALVNCEIFRNHAMDAGGGVHSGTLLHCTVTENKAHTHGGGGLYDCTATNSILWGNRLTYVGNSTNHALSTLEYCCTAPTNGTNNLEEDPRLFLAFTYYGLDSASPCIDAATGSVVTVDYRGYPRPLDGDNNGTAAQDIGAYEYLKIWADSDGDGMGDEWEYLHGLELTRDDAAEDADRDGVNNRGEAYAGTDPQDSSDRLRITKIERADDWRIYFPEIDDPSCEAHWFSLLYTTNIVSPVWYELEAYHQKTPNYFVLPEDFRTRPQIYYQVRTHPNR, via the coding sequence ATGATGCATCGGCCCACTCGTCTTTACACCCGGGCTTTCTGCGGGGTCCTGATCTTATCGGCCATGTTTTCCGCCGCGGCCCGCACCCTGTATGTCGATATCGACAGCCCCACACCCACCCCGCCCTACGAGACGTGGGATACCGCCGCCCACGAAATCCAGCAGGCCATCGATGAGGCCGACGACCACAACACGATCCGCGTGGCGGCCGGGACCTATGACGCCGGATCCCGAGCGGCCGGCGACGGCGAAATGACTCGTGTGCTTCTGGACCATCCGGTGGTCGTCCGCTCGGAGGAGGGCCCCGCGAACACGTTTATCGCGGGAGCCGGCTCGGTACGGTGTGCTGACATCTGCAGTAACGCCGTACTGCAGGGGTTTACCCTGACCGACGGAATGGCCAGCGGGGCCGAAGGTGGCGGGGTGCGGGGCGATTCTGCAGCGGAGGTAATCGACTGCATCGTCGAAGACTGCCACGCGTTCATAGGTGGCGGGCTTTTTGGAGTGACCGCAACCGAATGTGAGATCCGCCGATGCTCCTCGGCACACGGAGGAGGCGCCGACGAATGTCGTCTGATCAGCTGTGTCGTAACCAGCAATACAGCCTTTTACCACGGCGGCGGAGTGGGTCGATCCTATGCGACCAATACGATTCTGGCCCACAATGACCAGACTCAATATGGTTTTGATTATGGCGGGGGGGGTGCGTGGGGGGGGACGAATATCCAGTGCACCTTCACGGCCAACGACGCCGAGTATGCCGGCGGCGGCGCGCGGGAGAGCATGCTGCAGGACTGCAGCGTCAACGGCAATACCGCCAGCCGGGGCGGCGGGGCGGCGAACTGCATGATCTACGGCGGTACGATTACGGAGAATTACGGCTGGGGAAAAGGTGGCGGCGCCTACCAATGCGAAATTCATGAAACCGTGATCGGCGCGAATGAAGTGGGAGACAATCCCTCTACCGGGGTCTACAACGGCCTGGGGGGCGGGGTGAGCCAGTGCACCGTCTTTGACAGTATCATTCAAACCAATATGGCCTGGTACCGCGGCGGCGGCAGTTATGATTCCACGCTCAGCAACTGTACGCTGCGGGCGAACTACGCCACCAATGCCGCGGAACACACCCGGGGCGGCGGGGCGCTCTCCTCTGACCTCTACGACTGTCTCGTCGTCGGCAACCGCGCGCACTGGGGCGGGGGCTGCAGCGGAGGCGATCTGGCGGGCTGTACGATCATTCAGAACGTGGCCGGAACGGGCTACAGAGCGGATCGTGACTATTATGGCCGGGGCGGCGGCGCGTATCAGTCGCGGCTAGTGCAATGTGATGTCGCGTCCAACACGGCGGCCACGGCGGGTAACGGCGGGGGGCTGTACGAAGGCACGGCCGAACGCTGCCGTATCCACGACAACATGGCGGAACGCGGATACGGCACGACACTGGTAAGCGGGCTCGGCGGCGGGGCGTACGGTACGGCGCTGGTCAACTGCGAGATTTTCCGGAACCACGCCATGGATGCCGGCGGAGGCGTACACAGCGGAACATTGCTTCACTGTACCGTGACGGAAAACAAGGCCCATACCCACGGGGGCGGCGGCCTCTACGACTGCACAGCAACCAACTCGATCCTCTGGGGCAACCGGCTTACCTACGTCGGGAATTCAACCAATCATGCCTTGTCCACGCTTGAGTACTGCTGCACGGCGCCCACCAACGGGACGAACAACCTCGAGGAGGATCCGCGACTTTTTCTGGCCTTTACATACTACGGGCTCGACAGCGCCTCTCCCTGTATCGACGCCGCAACCGGGTCGGTGGTGACGGTGGATTACCGGGGATACCCGCGACCGCTGGACGGGGATAACAACGGCACGGCGGCGCAAGACATCGGGGCTTACGAATACCTGAAGATATGGGCGGATTCCGACGGGGACGGAATGGGCGATGAATGGGAATACCTGCACGGCCTCGAGTTAACGCGCGACGACGCGGCTGAGGACGCCGACCGGGACGGAGTCAACAATCGAGGCGAGGCTTATGCGGGCACCGACCCTCAGGATTCTTCTGACAGGCTTCGTATCACGAAAATCGAACGCGCGGACGATTGGCGGATCTATTTCCCCGAAATCGACGACCCCTCCTGCGAAGCCCACTGGTTCTCGCTTCTCTATACAACCAATATTGTTTCACCGGTCTGGTACGAACTGGAGGCCTATCACCAGAAAACCCCGAATTATTTTGTCCTTCCCGAAGATTTTCGGACTCGCCCGCAGATCTATTACCAGGTCCGAACCCATCCCAATCGCTGA
- a CDS encoding secondary thiamine-phosphate synthase enzyme YjbQ, which produces MKSYRKELWFQTGHRREYVNITPQVRECLRESGVKEGLCLVNAMHITASVFINDDEGGLHRDFERWLEKLAPEKPHSQYDHNGFEDNADAHMKRQVMGREVVVAVTEGDFDFGPWEQIFYGEYDGKRRKRVLVKIIGE; this is translated from the coding sequence ATGAAAAGTTATCGCAAGGAACTCTGGTTTCAGACCGGCCACCGTCGTGAGTACGTCAACATCACCCCGCAGGTGCGTGAGTGTCTGCGCGAGAGCGGAGTCAAGGAGGGGCTGTGTCTCGTCAATGCCATGCATATCACCGCGAGTGTGTTCATCAACGACGACGAGGGCGGCCTGCACCGCGATTTCGAGCGCTGGCTGGAGAAACTCGCGCCCGAGAAGCCGCACAGCCAGTACGACCATAACGGGTTCGAGGACAACGCCGACGCGCACATGAAGCGTCAGGTGATGGGCCGCGAGGTCGTCGTGGCGGTCACGGAGGGCGACTTCGACTTCGGGCCCTGGGAACAGATCTTTTACGGCGAGTATGACGGCAAGCGCCGCAAGCGCGTCCTGGTCAAAATCATCGGGGAATGA